A genomic region of Streptomyces sp. R33 contains the following coding sequences:
- a CDS encoding NAD-dependent deacetylase, producing MGKPLVAVLSGAGMSTDSGIPDYRGPQGLWRRDPEAEKLVTYEYYMADPEIRRRSWQMRAEVGALGAQPNAAHLAVAALERGGTPVRVITQNVDGLHQLAGMPPRKVFELHGTARAVVCTACHARSGMDETLARVAAGVPDPACLVCGGILKSATVMFGERLDPEVLRQAVAVAKGCHVFIAVGTTLQVQPAASLAGMAAEAGARLIIVNAEETPYDPLADEVIREPIGTALPALLARIGGLGPAA from the coding sequence ATGGGGAAGCCGCTTGTCGCAGTGCTCAGTGGGGCGGGGATGTCCACCGACTCCGGGATTCCGGACTACCGGGGGCCGCAGGGGTTGTGGCGCCGGGATCCCGAGGCCGAGAAGCTCGTTACGTACGAGTACTACATGGCGGATCCGGAGATCCGGCGCCGCTCGTGGCAGATGCGCGCCGAGGTCGGCGCCCTCGGGGCGCAGCCGAATGCCGCGCATCTGGCCGTGGCCGCGCTGGAGCGCGGCGGGACGCCGGTCCGGGTGATCACGCAGAACGTGGACGGGCTGCACCAGCTCGCCGGGATGCCGCCGCGCAAGGTGTTCGAACTGCACGGGACCGCGCGGGCGGTGGTCTGCACGGCCTGCCATGCCCGGTCGGGGATGGACGAGACGCTGGCCCGGGTCGCCGCCGGGGTGCCGGATCCGGCCTGTCTGGTCTGCGGCGGGATCCTCAAGTCGGCGACCGTGATGTTCGGCGAACGGCTCGATCCCGAGGTGCTGCGGCAGGCCGTGGCCGTGGCCAAGGGCTGTCATGTCTTCATCGCCGTCGGGACCACGCTCCAGGTGCAGCCCGCCGCCTCGCTGGCCGGAATGGCCGCCGAGGCGGGGGCCCGCCTGATCATCGTGAACGCCGAGGAGACCCCGTACGATCCGCTCGCCGACGAGGTGATCCGCGAGCCGATCGGGACGGCCCTCCCGGCGCTGCTGGCCCGGATCGGCGGCCTCGGCCCGGCCGCCTAG
- a CDS encoding GNAT family N-acetyltransferase yields MTGFEITGASAADMEMIRTWADEEGWNPGDSDRFAFAVADPAGFLVGRVDGEPVACISAVRYGSAFGFIGFYIARPAVRGQGYGIRLWHAGMERLDGRLVGLDGVVDQQDNYRKSGFRSAWNNVRYEGVPRVNGSSGAEAGVEVVDAGSLPFGQLAAYDRRFFPARRDAFLSAWTGLPGRTALAAVRAGRLEGLGVIRPCSGASRIGPLYASTPGIAAALLHRLAEQTPDGAVAVDVPDANPAATALLAGLGLAPSFEAARMYTGPAPEVEVAGMYGVTSLELG; encoded by the coding sequence ATGACGGGATTCGAGATCACCGGCGCGAGCGCCGCCGACATGGAAATGATCCGCACCTGGGCCGACGAGGAAGGCTGGAACCCGGGCGACTCCGACCGGTTCGCGTTCGCGGTCGCCGATCCGGCCGGCTTCCTCGTCGGCCGGGTCGACGGTGAACCGGTGGCCTGCATCTCGGCCGTGCGGTACGGGTCGGCCTTCGGCTTCATCGGCTTCTACATCGCCCGCCCGGCCGTCCGCGGGCAGGGTTACGGGATCCGGCTGTGGCACGCCGGGATGGAGCGGCTCGACGGGCGGCTCGTCGGCCTGGACGGGGTGGTCGACCAGCAGGACAACTACCGCAAGTCCGGGTTCCGTTCGGCCTGGAACAACGTCCGGTACGAGGGCGTCCCGCGGGTGAACGGCTCGAGCGGGGCCGAGGCCGGGGTCGAGGTCGTCGACGCCGGCTCGCTCCCCTTCGGGCAGCTGGCCGCCTACGACCGCCGGTTCTTCCCCGCCCGGCGCGACGCCTTCCTGTCCGCCTGGACCGGCCTGCCCGGCCGGACCGCCCTCGCCGCCGTCCGCGCGGGGCGGCTCGAGGGGCTCGGGGTGATCCGCCCGTGCAGCGGGGCCTCCCGGATCGGCCCGCTGTACGCCTCCACCCCGGGCATCGCGGCGGCCCTGCTGCACCGGCTCGCGGAGCAGACCCCCGACGGGGCGGTCGCCGTGGACGTGCCCGACGCCAATCCGGCGGCCACCGCCCTGCTGGCCGGGCTGGGGCTGGCCCCCTCCTTCGAGGCCGCCCGGATGTACACCGGGCCCGCCCCGGAGGTGGAGGTGGCCGGGATGTACGGGGTGACGAGCCTCGAACTGGGCTGA
- a CDS encoding SSI family serine proteinase inhibitor — protein MRSIAKGLGLGSAAMALTALTALAWPGAADAAPSGAESLYAPSALVLSITAGEDTTYGTVLRAVTLVCAPTPGGTHPSPAAACAELRANSHELDAVAAPGAGVDCTREWNPMTVRADGVWQGRRLHYSYTFGNPCGLRHTSGALFGF, from the coding sequence ATGCGGTCCATCGCAAAGGGTCTCGGCCTCGGTTCCGCCGCCATGGCGCTCACCGCTCTCACGGCCCTGGCCTGGCCCGGAGCTGCCGACGCCGCACCGTCCGGTGCGGAGAGCCTGTACGCGCCGTCCGCCCTCGTCCTGAGCATCACGGCCGGGGAGGACACCACGTACGGCACGGTGCTGCGCGCGGTGACGCTCGTCTGTGCGCCGACCCCGGGCGGGACGCACCCGTCCCCGGCCGCCGCATGTGCCGAACTGCGGGCGAACTCGCACGAGTTGGACGCCGTCGCGGCACCGGGCGCCGGCGTCGACTGCACCAGGGAGTGGAACCCGATGACGGTCAGGGCCGACGGGGTGTGGCAGGGCCGCCGGCTGCACTACTCGTACACCTTCGGCAACCCCTGCGGGCTGCGGCACACCAGCGGCGCCCTGTTCGGCTTCTGA
- a CDS encoding cyclic nucleotide-binding domain-containing protein gives MSTPSPIRIAAVLSAEHRGRLMSQAREVNFPEGATIFEEGGRTEAFWIVRSGTVTLQVPLPGRRPAPVENLGPGELVGWSWLFPPYVWQLSAEAMTPVRSYEFDATAVRMLMDADPAFGSAVGHWVGRVLALRLQQTRTRLIDLYAPRISTTR, from the coding sequence GTGAGCACACCTTCCCCCATCCGAATCGCCGCCGTCCTCTCCGCCGAACACCGGGGACGGCTGATGTCACAGGCCCGCGAGGTCAACTTCCCCGAAGGCGCGACGATCTTCGAGGAGGGCGGCCGCACCGAGGCCTTCTGGATCGTGCGCTCCGGCACCGTGACGCTCCAGGTCCCCCTGCCCGGCCGCCGGCCCGCCCCCGTCGAGAACCTCGGCCCCGGTGAACTGGTGGGCTGGTCCTGGCTCTTCCCGCCGTACGTGTGGCAGCTCAGCGCGGAGGCGATGACCCCGGTGCGCTCGTACGAGTTCGACGCGACCGCCGTACGGATGCTGATGGACGCCGACCCCGCCTTCGGCTCCGCCGTCGGCCACTGGGTCGGACGGGTGCTCGCGCTCCGGCTCCAGCAGACCCGCACCCGGCTCATCGACCTCTACGCCCCGCGCATTTCCACGACCCGCTAG
- a CDS encoding glycoside hydrolase family 5 protein — MKSLVRALFGAVLLLAGVLPAVAAPVPAAAAPAAPAGEAWTPPLSTRGRYIVDADGNRFRLRSGNWDGAQGSWSGSGDRNDPATHHSGQNSNGIPIGLDRVPLPALLADFRALGLNSIRLPFSNEMLRTTAPVPDAAVAANPALRGRTPLQVYDAVVTALTDAGFAVILNNHTVTTRWCCGLDGNERWNSGRSTAQWADDWVFLARRYRDNPRVVGADLYNEVRRDFLDDPNWGLGDHHDWQAAAQEAGDRILAEANPNLLIVVEGINWTGIPLDGLPHGRPTLTPVRTLSHTLVVSNKLVYSAHFYGYTGPRHSGATGMGETHDLRYQDMSRTQLEQTLYDQAFYVSAETGTHFTAPVWISEFGIGADESGAAPRAWFQNLTGHLTATDADFAYWPLVGWSTNAQGAPGGDTWAMLRYDSSGRRSGVPDAGDWRTQPWTALSTTAGRTGQVPATPAWYQLTTDHRDHNASLRTRATGDWDSGARKAVCPDGARLAGLGHTGGRGLCTTSDLQAASGGHTVVRDEAYVPAGGDWATGYTKFQCPSGQFLIGYSLRGERVSAALCAPSRTALPAGGRTLWFDRGDNRPPGAPGGEFAYGDYKGQCLPTEYAAGIAFTTRAASRPGPAALLCRPLPSA, encoded by the coding sequence ATGAAGAGCCTCGTCCGCGCGCTGTTCGGCGCCGTCCTGCTGCTGGCGGGAGTCCTGCCGGCGGTGGCCGCTCCGGTCCCCGCCGCGGCCGCTCCGGCCGCTCCCGCCGGGGAGGCGTGGACCCCGCCGCTGTCCACCCGCGGCCGCTACATCGTCGACGCGGACGGCAACCGGTTCCGCCTGCGCTCCGGCAACTGGGACGGCGCCCAGGGTTCCTGGAGCGGCTCCGGCGACCGCAACGACCCCGCCACCCACCACAGCGGCCAGAACTCCAACGGCATACCGATCGGCCTGGACCGGGTGCCGCTGCCCGCCCTGCTGGCCGACTTCCGGGCCCTCGGCCTCAACAGCATCCGGCTGCCCTTCTCCAACGAGATGCTGCGCACCACCGCCCCCGTCCCGGACGCGGCCGTCGCCGCCAACCCGGCGCTGCGCGGCCGCACCCCGCTCCAGGTCTACGACGCCGTCGTCACGGCGCTCACCGACGCCGGTTTCGCCGTCATCCTCAACAACCACACCGTCACCACCCGCTGGTGCTGCGGGCTCGACGGCAACGAGCGCTGGAACAGCGGCCGGTCCACCGCCCAGTGGGCCGACGACTGGGTGTTCCTGGCCCGCCGCTACCGCGACAACCCGCGCGTGGTCGGCGCCGACCTGTACAACGAGGTCCGCCGAGACTTCCTCGACGACCCCAACTGGGGGCTCGGCGACCACCACGACTGGCAGGCGGCCGCCCAGGAGGCCGGCGACCGGATCCTCGCCGAAGCCAATCCGAACCTGCTCATCGTGGTCGAGGGCATCAACTGGACCGGCATCCCCCTGGACGGCCTCCCGCACGGCCGTCCCACCCTCACCCCCGTACGCACCCTGTCCCACACGCTCGTGGTCTCCAACAAACTCGTGTACTCGGCCCACTTCTACGGGTACACCGGCCCCCGGCACAGCGGCGCCACCGGCATGGGCGAGACCCATGACCTCCGCTACCAGGACATGAGCCGGACCCAGCTCGAGCAGACCCTCTACGACCAGGCCTTCTACGTATCCGCCGAGACCGGCACCCACTTCACGGCGCCCGTCTGGATCAGCGAGTTCGGCATCGGCGCCGACGAGAGCGGCGCCGCACCGCGGGCCTGGTTCCAGAACCTCACCGGCCATCTGACCGCCACCGACGCCGACTTCGCGTACTGGCCGCTCGTCGGCTGGAGCACCAACGCCCAGGGCGCCCCCGGCGGCGACACCTGGGCGATGCTCCGCTACGACTCCTCCGGCCGCCGGTCCGGCGTACCGGACGCGGGCGACTGGCGTACGCAGCCGTGGACCGCCCTCTCCACCACCGCCGGGCGCACCGGACAGGTCCCCGCCACCCCGGCCTGGTACCAGCTGACCACCGACCACCGCGACCACAACGCCTCGCTGCGCACGCGGGCCACCGGCGACTGGGACAGCGGGGCCCGCAAGGCGGTCTGCCCCGACGGCGCCCGCCTCGCCGGACTCGGGCACACGGGCGGCCGCGGCCTGTGCACCACCTCCGATCTGCAGGCCGCGAGCGGCGGGCACACCGTGGTCCGCGACGAGGCGTACGTCCCGGCGGGCGGCGACTGGGCGACCGGATACACGAAGTTCCAGTGCCCGTCCGGCCAGTTCCTGATCGGGTACAGCCTGCGCGGCGAGCGGGTGTCGGCGGCCCTGTGCGCGCCGTCCCGGACGGCCCTGCCCGCCGGCGGCCGCACGCTCTGGTTCGACCGCGGAGACAACCGGCCGCCGGGCGCCCCCGGCGGCGAGTTCGCGTACGGCGACTACAAGGGCCAGTGCCTGCCGACCGAGTATGCGGCGGGCATCGCGTTCACCACCCGCGCGGCCTCCCGCCCGGGCCCGGCGGCGCTCCTGTGCCGCCCTCTGCCGTCCGCCTGA
- a CDS encoding HAD family phosphatase — MITSTEPFELVIFDCDGVLVDTERIATRVNVALGAEFGWPLTEDEAISLFIGRSSASNRELVAERLGAEAAREWEERFAQMHTEAVDAGLTPVDGLPEALAAITLPTCVASSGSHEKMQHTLGRTGLYERFAGRIHSATEVARGKPAPDVFLYAAQRMGVHPSACAVVEDSRPGVEAARAAGMRSFGYAGGLTPASHLAGPGTVVFTDMRDLPGLLAGAVAVAENGGR; from the coding sequence ATGATCACTTCCACCGAACCGTTCGAGCTCGTCATATTCGACTGCGACGGGGTCCTCGTCGACACCGAGCGGATCGCGACCCGCGTGAACGTCGCCCTCGGCGCGGAATTCGGCTGGCCGCTCACCGAGGACGAGGCGATCAGCCTGTTCATCGGCCGCTCCAGCGCCTCGAACCGGGAGCTGGTCGCCGAGCGCCTCGGCGCGGAGGCCGCCCGGGAGTGGGAGGAGCGCTTCGCGCAGATGCACACGGAAGCGGTGGACGCCGGGCTCACCCCCGTCGACGGCCTGCCCGAGGCGCTCGCCGCGATCACCCTGCCGACCTGCGTCGCCTCCAGCGGAAGCCACGAGAAGATGCAGCACACCCTCGGCCGCACCGGCCTCTACGAGCGCTTCGCGGGCCGCATCCACAGTGCCACCGAGGTCGCCCGCGGCAAGCCCGCCCCGGACGTCTTCCTGTACGCCGCGCAGCGCATGGGCGTCCACCCCTCGGCCTGCGCGGTGGTCGAGGACAGCCGCCCGGGCGTCGAGGCGGCCCGCGCGGCGGGCATGCGCTCGTTCGGGTACGCGGGCGGTCTGACGCCGGCGTCCCACCTCGCAGGCCCGGGCACGGTCGTCTTCACCGACATGCGCGACCTCCCGGGCTTGCTGGCGGGCGCCGTTGCCGTTGCCGAAAACGGCGGTCGCTGA
- a CDS encoding DNRLRE domain-containing protein codes for MRRSRGLAAALALSLAGTGAGIGLGLVPQAAAITPPVAFTADALSTWQPNGVVWALAEAGGTVFVGGTFSAVRPPDGAGGSEQPAVNFAALDAATGAPTSCNLSFTVGGGTATVRTLTLSPDKKTLYAGGYFGAVNGTPVSSLAAIDVATCTVKASFRPAFAATVRALAVTNDTVYAGGDFLTVAGQPRERFAAVDAADGALRPFTADADEPGRAVEVTPDGNNVVLGGDFFTVNGTNTHALAVVDSTSGALTKTYPGFIETNSVVKDIATDATGFYTANEGTGGGVFDGRIALDLSDFNQRWRDTCLGATQAVLPYQNVLYSASHAHDCSSVGEYPDGQRHHLLAQPTTSVGKLGWAPDTNDGIGEGIGPRVMAVGSKGGVQYLWVGGEFTTVNGAAQQSLTRFASTGDTGAPTVPVATAASFKPGEVQVRWRTSLDLDDSALTYRVYRNGAATPIATVTADSLFFKRPQASWSDTTVTAGQSYTYRVTATDAAGNTSALSATASVTVPTSVDAYPNQVRTDGAQLFWRYDESALPNVADSSGSGNQNGVHLNAPALRQTPGAVSGASTAIGFNGTDTRVYGDLRQNIGSSYTIETWFRTNTTRGGKLLGFGNNQVRGSNQYDKHLYMTNDGRIVFGVYTGATRTVTTGAAYNDDKWHHVVATQGPGGMVLYVDGAQKGTLAVTTHENYAGYWHAGGDSLGGWPNRPTSEFWSGQLDETAVYPSVLSAAQVQNHYALATAPADSVVQVTAAEDTYVNAGAPDGNYGTSSSLAVRGSSLYTSYLRFNLPAAPAGTVLKSASLSVKTSTMSGAGTADTVSVVPVTGSWTEGGTTYGNRPATGTPALGSFAGVPDGSAVHTTGLSTAALSGALGMSYSLGLTSPGTDALWLWSSEATANEGTPQLTLTFGAP; via the coding sequence ATGCGTAGATCCAGAGGGCTGGCGGCCGCTCTCGCCCTGTCCCTGGCCGGCACCGGCGCAGGGATCGGCCTCGGCCTCGTCCCGCAGGCGGCGGCCATCACCCCGCCCGTGGCCTTCACCGCCGACGCGCTGTCCACCTGGCAGCCCAACGGCGTCGTCTGGGCCCTCGCCGAGGCGGGCGGCACGGTGTTCGTCGGCGGCACGTTCTCCGCCGTACGACCTCCCGACGGCGCCGGCGGCAGCGAGCAGCCGGCGGTGAACTTCGCCGCACTCGACGCCGCGACCGGCGCCCCGACCTCCTGCAACCTCTCCTTCACGGTCGGCGGCGGAACCGCCACCGTCCGCACCCTCACCCTCTCGCCGGACAAGAAGACCCTGTACGCGGGCGGCTACTTCGGGGCCGTCAACGGCACCCCGGTCTCCAGCCTCGCCGCCATCGACGTGGCGACCTGCACCGTCAAGGCCTCCTTCCGGCCGGCCTTCGCGGCCACCGTGCGCGCCCTGGCCGTCACGAACGACACCGTCTACGCGGGCGGCGACTTCCTCACCGTCGCCGGCCAGCCGCGCGAGCGCTTCGCCGCCGTCGACGCGGCCGACGGTGCGCTGCGGCCCTTCACGGCCGACGCCGACGAGCCGGGCCGCGCGGTCGAGGTCACCCCCGACGGCAACAACGTCGTCCTCGGCGGGGACTTCTTCACCGTCAACGGTACGAACACGCACGCGCTGGCCGTCGTCGACTCCACCAGCGGCGCGCTCACCAAGACGTACCCCGGCTTCATCGAGACCAACTCCGTCGTGAAGGACATCGCGACCGACGCGACCGGCTTCTACACCGCCAACGAAGGTACCGGCGGCGGCGTCTTCGACGGCCGGATCGCGCTCGACCTCAGTGATTTCAACCAGCGCTGGCGCGACACCTGCCTCGGCGCGACCCAGGCCGTGCTCCCGTACCAGAACGTGCTCTACAGCGCCTCGCACGCGCACGACTGCTCCAGCGTCGGCGAGTACCCGGACGGCCAGCGCCACCACCTGCTCGCGCAGCCGACCACCAGCGTCGGCAAGCTGGGCTGGGCCCCCGACACCAACGACGGCATCGGCGAGGGCATCGGCCCGCGGGTGATGGCGGTCGGCTCCAAGGGCGGCGTCCAGTACCTGTGGGTCGGCGGCGAGTTCACCACCGTCAACGGGGCCGCGCAGCAGAGCCTGACCCGGTTCGCGTCCACCGGGGACACGGGTGCGCCCACCGTCCCCGTCGCGACCGCGGCGAGCTTCAAACCCGGCGAGGTGCAGGTGCGCTGGCGCACCAGCCTCGACCTGGACGACAGCGCACTGACGTACCGGGTCTACCGCAACGGCGCGGCCACGCCGATCGCCACCGTCACGGCCGACTCGCTGTTCTTCAAACGCCCACAGGCCTCCTGGAGCGACACCACCGTCACCGCGGGCCAGTCGTACACGTACCGGGTGACGGCAACCGACGCGGCCGGAAACACCAGCGCCCTGTCGGCGACCGCGAGCGTGACCGTCCCGACCTCGGTCGACGCGTACCCGAACCAGGTCCGTACGGACGGCGCCCAGCTGTTCTGGCGCTACGACGAGTCGGCCCTGCCGAACGTCGCCGACTCCTCGGGCAGCGGCAACCAGAACGGCGTGCACCTGAACGCCCCCGCCCTGCGCCAGACGCCCGGCGCGGTCTCGGGCGCGAGCACGGCGATCGGCTTCAACGGCACGGACACCCGGGTGTACGGGGACCTGCGCCAGAACATCGGCAGCAGCTACACCATCGAGACCTGGTTCAGGACGAACACCACCCGGGGCGGCAAACTCCTCGGCTTCGGCAACAACCAGGTGCGCGGCAGCAACCAGTACGACAAGCACCTCTACATGACCAATGACGGGCGCATCGTCTTCGGCGTCTACACCGGTGCCACCCGCACCGTCACGACCGGCGCCGCGTACAACGACGACAAGTGGCACCATGTGGTCGCCACCCAGGGGCCGGGCGGCATGGTCCTCTATGTGGACGGCGCCCAGAAGGGCACCCTCGCGGTCACCACGCACGAGAACTACGCCGGCTACTGGCACGCCGGCGGCGACAGCCTCGGCGGCTGGCCCAACCGTCCGACCAGCGAGTTCTGGTCCGGCCAGCTCGACGAGACCGCCGTCTACCCGAGCGTCCTCAGCGCGGCGCAGGTCCAGAACCACTACGCGCTGGCCACCGCCCCGGCCGACTCGGTCGTCCAGGTGACGGCCGCCGAGGACACGTACGTCAACGCGGGCGCCCCGGACGGAAATTACGGGACCTCGTCCTCGCTCGCCGTGCGGGGGTCCTCGCTGTACACGAGCTACCTGCGCTTCAACCTGCCCGCCGCACCCGCGGGCACGGTGCTCAAGTCGGCCTCGTTGAGCGTGAAGACGAGCACGATGAGCGGTGCCGGTACGGCGGACACCGTCTCGGTCGTCCCGGTCACCGGCAGCTGGACCGAGGGCGGGACCACCTACGGCAACCGCCCCGCCACGGGCACTCCCGCACTCGGCAGCTTCGCCGGCGTCCCGGACGGCTCGGCGGTGCACACCACCGGGCTGTCCACGGCCGCCCTCTCGGGCGCGCTCGGCATGAGCTACAGCCTGGGGCTGACCAGCCCCGGTACGGACGCGCTGTGGCTGTGGTCCTCCGAGGCGACGGCGAACGAAGGCACGCCGCAGCTGACGCTGACCTTCGGCGCGCCCTAG
- a CDS encoding IS630 family transposase, which translates to MGRPKAELTLSDEERAALEGWVRRRSTPQAWALRCRIILACAEGVSNKDVAVRLGSTPHAVGRWRARFVQYRIAGLGDMPRSGGPRSVTDEQVAAVVTRTLESTPKNATHWSTRSMAKEMGLSQSSVSRIWRAFGLQPHRSETFKLSTDPYFVDKVHDVVGLYLDPPERALVFCVDEKSQIQALDRSQPVLPMMPGVPERSTHDYVRAGTTTLFAALNVATGKVIGSLHRRHRAEEFKKFLVKLDKEVPAGLDVHLICDNYATHKTPDIKKWLLGHPRFHLHFTPTGSSWLNLVERWFAELTNKQIRRGVHKSVQALEKDIRDWIAAWNTDPKPYVWTKTADEILERLASYLNRIPDSED; encoded by the coding sequence ATGGGGCGGCCGAAGGCCGAGTTGACGCTGTCGGACGAGGAACGGGCCGCACTGGAGGGGTGGGTGCGGCGTCGTTCCACGCCGCAGGCGTGGGCTTTGAGGTGCCGGATCATCCTGGCCTGCGCCGAGGGCGTCTCGAACAAGGATGTGGCCGTCCGTCTCGGATCGACGCCTCATGCGGTCGGCCGTTGGCGGGCCCGTTTCGTGCAGTACCGGATCGCGGGCCTGGGAGACATGCCGCGTTCCGGCGGCCCCAGGTCGGTGACGGATGAGCAGGTGGCCGCAGTGGTCACCAGGACGTTGGAGTCCACGCCGAAGAACGCAACGCACTGGTCGACGCGGTCGATGGCGAAGGAAATGGGCCTGTCCCAGTCCTCGGTCTCACGGATCTGGCGGGCGTTCGGCCTGCAGCCGCACCGGTCGGAGACGTTCAAGCTGTCGACCGATCCCTACTTCGTCGACAAGGTCCACGATGTCGTCGGCCTCTACCTGGACCCTCCCGAGCGGGCGCTGGTGTTCTGCGTGGATGAGAAATCGCAGATCCAGGCCCTGGACCGGTCCCAGCCAGTGCTGCCGATGATGCCAGGAGTCCCGGAGCGGTCAACGCACGACTACGTCCGCGCCGGCACGACCACCCTGTTCGCCGCACTCAACGTGGCCACCGGCAAGGTGATCGGCTCCCTGCACCGCCGGCATCGCGCCGAGGAGTTCAAGAAGTTCCTGGTCAAGCTCGACAAGGAAGTGCCTGCCGGTCTGGACGTCCACCTGATCTGCGACAACTACGCCACCCACAAGACGCCGGACATCAAGAAGTGGCTGCTCGGCCACCCCCGGTTCCACCTGCACTTCACGCCGACCGGGTCGTCCTGGCTGAACCTGGTGGAGCGATGGTTCGCCGAACTCACCAACAAGCAGATACGGCGAGGCGTCCACAAGTCCGTCCAGGCCCTCGAGAAGGACATCCGTGACTGGATCGCCGCTTGGAACACCGACCCCAAGCCCTACGTCTGGACCAAGACCGCAGACGAGATCCTCGAACGCCTCGCCAGCTATCTGAACAGAATTCCCGACTCAGAAGACTAG
- a CDS encoding DUF3224 domain-containing protein — MPARTPARTPARTTGRFTFADWEEQPIGSAESTPRLARSTVVNSFAGGIEAGATSAGYTFTYIEEGAGSYTGMELLSGTVDGRKGTFVMEQRGTFDAAGTRCTFEVVPGSATGELAGLSGSGSFTYRKGDMSVPYEFACTVA, encoded by the coding sequence ATGCCCGCCCGTACCCCCGCCCGTACCCCCGCTCGCACCACCGGCCGTTTCACGTTCGCCGACTGGGAGGAGCAGCCGATCGGTTCGGCCGAGTCCACCCCGCGGCTCGCCCGCTCCACGGTCGTCAACTCCTTCGCGGGCGGGATCGAGGCCGGGGCGACCAGCGCCGGCTACACCTTCACGTACATCGAGGAGGGCGCCGGCTCCTACACCGGCATGGAGCTGCTGTCGGGCACCGTCGACGGCCGCAAGGGCACGTTCGTCATGGAGCAGCGCGGCACGTTCGACGCCGCCGGCACCCGGTGCACGTTCGAGGTGGTCCCCGGCTCCGCGACGGGCGAGCTGGCCGGGCTGTCGGGCTCCGGCTCGTTCACGTACCGCAAGGGCGACATGTCCGTGCCGTACGAGTTCGCCTGCACGGTGGCCTAG
- a CDS encoding helix-turn-helix transcriptional regulator, translating into MRADRLLSLLLLLQNRGRMTAPELAAELEVSVRTVYRDVEALGASGVPVHADRGPAGGYRLMDGYRTRLTGLTDAQAGSLFLAGAPGPAQELGLGADLAAAQLKLQAALPAALADRARRLQDRFHLDAPAWFRDADPVPHLAQIAQAVWDQRVLLTHYRRWSGAERAGSPLHPLGLVLKGGIWYLVAQAADGRVRSYRVSRFLAVDTAEGEFERPAGFELAAYWAESARRMEEATRQGTARLLLSPRGRRLLPMQFGAAGARALADAVPADPADPDGWIRVDLEVESQAVAVGDLLRLGTEAEVLGPPELRQALADTVAALAERYG; encoded by the coding sequence ATGCGCGCCGACCGGCTTCTCTCCCTGCTCCTCCTGCTGCAGAACCGCGGCCGGATGACCGCACCCGAACTGGCCGCCGAGCTCGAGGTGTCGGTCCGGACCGTCTACCGGGACGTCGAGGCGCTCGGCGCCTCCGGGGTCCCGGTCCACGCCGACCGCGGTCCCGCCGGCGGCTACCGGCTGATGGACGGCTACCGCACCCGGCTCACCGGCCTCACCGACGCCCAGGCAGGGTCCCTCTTCCTGGCCGGTGCGCCCGGTCCCGCGCAGGAGCTGGGCCTCGGCGCCGATCTGGCCGCCGCCCAGCTCAAGCTCCAGGCGGCACTGCCCGCCGCACTCGCCGACCGGGCCCGCCGGCTCCAGGACCGCTTCCACCTGGACGCCCCGGCCTGGTTCCGCGACGCCGACCCCGTCCCGCACCTCGCGCAGATCGCCCAGGCGGTCTGGGACCAGCGCGTCCTGCTCACCCACTACCGCCGCTGGAGCGGCGCGGAGCGGGCCGGGAGCCCGCTGCACCCCCTCGGCCTCGTCCTCAAGGGCGGCATCTGGTACCTGGTGGCGCAGGCCGCTGACGGGCGCGTCCGCAGCTACCGGGTCTCGCGGTTCCTGGCCGTGGACACCGCGGAGGGGGAGTTCGAGCGCCCGGCCGGCTTCGAACTCGCCGCGTACTGGGCGGAATCCGCCCGCCGGATGGAGGAGGCGACCCGGCAGGGGACCGCCCGGCTGCTGCTGTCCCCGCGCGGCCGCAGGCTGCTGCCGATGCAGTTCGGCGCCGCCGGTGCACGGGCGCTCGCCGACGCCGTCCCGGCCGACCCCGCGGACCCGGACGGCTGGATCCGCGTCGACCTCGAGGTCGAATCCCAGGCCGTCGCCGTCGGCGACCTGCTCCGGCTCGGCACCGAGGCCGAGGTACTCGGCCCGCCCGAGCTCCGGCAGGCCCTCGCCGACACGGTCGCCGCGCTGGCCGAGCGCTACGGCTGA